In the Kwoniella shivajii chromosome 2, complete sequence genome, one interval contains:
- a CDS encoding serine-tRNA ligase, producing MIDLIHLQADKGGNPDIVRESQKKRGASVELVDEVIEIFSAHKGAQFEKEGVQRELNALQKEIGQIKKAKGDASELLSKKAVLDKKISELTNKTAELIALRDKKAGLIGNIVDEANAVSMNEDDNPILRVWHPEPNHKGNSGTGLALEDKSTDVLSHHEVLYRLEAYDTERGVKVFGHRGFYLTNDGVDLNQALINYGLDFLRKKTYKKVQPPFMIKKDIMAATAQLSEFDEALYKVSGDSDDRYLIATSEQPISAMHMDENIPNQNLPYRYAGYSTCFRKEAGSHGKDTWGIFRVHQFEKVEQFVICEPENSPAELDRMVETSREFYESLEIPYRVVNIVSGALNNAASIKYDLEAWFPFQGEYKELVSCSNCTDYQSRSLNVRLGYKTKDTKVGFVHMLNGTLCATERALCCIVENYQTPEGLRVPKALQPYMQGREFLPYTAELPKGTTSQKQKK from the exons ATGATTGACTTGATCCACC TCCAAGCTGATAAAGGAGGTAATCCTGATATCGTTCGTGAATCtcagaagaaaagaggagcCAGTGTAGAGTTGGTAGATGAAGTCATTGAGATCTTCTCAGCTCACAAAGGAG CACAATTCGAGAAAGAAGGAGTCCAACGTGAATTGAATGCCCTTCAAAAGGAGATTGGTCAAATCAAAAAAGCCAAAGGGGATGCTTCCGAACTCTTGAGCAAGAAAGCTGTATTGGATAAGAAGATCTCAGAATTGACGAACAAAACTGCTGAACTCATTGCGTTGAGAGACAAAAAGGCTGGTTTGATCGGAAATATCGTTGATGAAGCAAATGCTGTTTCCATGAATGAG GACGACAACCCCATTTTACGAGTATGGCATCCTGAGCCCAACCACAAAGGTAATTCAGGTACTGGATTAGCACTCGAGGATAAATCTACCGATGTTCTTTCTCATCACGAAGTATTATATCGACTTGAAGCTTATGATACCGAACGAGGAGTAAAAGTATTCGGACATCGTGGATTCTACTTGACAAATGATGGTGTTGACCTGAatcaagctttgatcaattatGGATTAGATttcttgagaaagaagacttATAAAAAAGTTCAACCTCCcttcatgatcaagaaggatattATGGCTGCCACTGCTCAATTATCCGAATTCGACGAAGCTCTTTACAAAGTTTCAGGTGATTCAGATGATAGATATTTGATTGCAACCTCAGAACAACCCATCTCAGCTATGCATATGGATGAGAACATCCCCAATCAAAATTTACCTTATAG ATACGCAGGTTACTCAACTTGTTTCAGAAAAGAAGCTGGATCTCACGGAAAGGATACTTGGGGTATCTTCAGAGTTCATCAATttgaaaaagttgaacaa TTCGTCATCTGTGAACCCGAAAACTCCCCTGCCGAGCTCGACCGAATGGTAGAAACTTCTCGAGAGTTCTACGAATCCCTAGAAATCCCTTACAGAGTAGTCAACATCGTCTCAGGTGCTTTGAACAACGCCGCTTCCATCAAATACGATCTAGAAGCTTGGTTCCCTTTCCAAGGTGAATACAAGGAACTAGTCAGTTGTTCAAACTGTACAGATTACC AATCAAGATCACTCAATGTTAGACTCGGTTACAAGACCAAGGATACCAAAGTCGGTTTCGTACATATGTTGAATGGTACTCTGTGTGCTACCGAAAGAGCCTTATGTTGTATTGTTGAGAACTACCAGACTCCAGAG GGTCTGAGAGTTCCAAAAGCGTTGCAACCATACATGCAAGGTAGAGAATTCTTACCTTACACCGCAGAGTTACCGAAAGGAACCACCagtcaaaagcaaaagaagtAG